The proteins below come from a single Parachlamydiales bacterium genomic window:
- a CDS encoding GMC family oxidoreductase: MSGNELEADIIVVGGGAAGCVLMSELSENGLFSVIGIEGGPNLTNDPAIEAVGLPAFLLAGTGKPKYFWPGWNQTLPMPGLNGRTSDWTTGMLLGGGSSINGLYYGRGSNAVYSRWEEVSGSSNWSLDNILATFKALENYQGLTITSEARGVNGPVNILQTPTVSQVTSQVLLPASQAAFPGIPTVADYNDPSVANCIAPRSQWFIDPTGTKRVSSATAYLNSTVMTPEGQGVNGHKLFMLLDSVAVKIVFDKHGRAKKVKYMKDGQLFVARARKAVVLASGVNSSKLLQLSGIGPSQALKNAGIKPVFINENVGKHLQNHPLIFITMLADPTISGIPPGAPYAFTINNVYLPAVGGSSSDPRMLQILFEYIPATAQTPPLLAIGFDLLNPVSEGSVIIQSDNSFQIAAADDGFYQNPVDLANMKSAVSVYIRALLDQLNILYPFPSPYFKPILSDPINLVILSGYNDAVVEQYVKNNSNLSLDIHHFVSHCKMARLEAGGVVDGDTRVYGTKNVFVADNSICPVIPDINTTGPAMMIGLRSSEILKHVLRK; this comes from the coding sequence ATGTCGGGAAACGAACTAGAGGCAGACATCATAGTAGTTGGTGGTGGAGCGGCAGGTTGCGTATTGATGAGCGAACTATCAGAGAATGGTCTTTTTTCAGTAATAGGAATAGAGGGGGGACCAAATTTAACAAATGATCCGGCAATAGAAGCTGTGGGTCTCCCAGCATTCCTATTGGCTGGGACAGGAAAACCTAAGTATTTTTGGCCGGGATGGAATCAAACCTTACCAATGCCGGGGCTTAATGGCCGAACAAGTGACTGGACAACAGGAATGCTGTTGGGCGGTGGCTCATCGATAAACGGATTATACTATGGGCGTGGGTCGAACGCCGTGTACTCACGCTGGGAAGAAGTTTCAGGTAGTAGCAATTGGAGTCTCGACAATATTCTGGCAACCTTCAAAGCTCTTGAGAACTACCAAGGACTGACAATCACATCAGAGGCACGAGGAGTCAATGGTCCTGTCAATATACTACAGACACCTACCGTATCGCAGGTAACCTCGCAAGTACTATTGCCCGCTTCACAGGCAGCGTTTCCTGGAATTCCAACTGTGGCGGACTACAATGATCCGAGTGTGGCGAATTGTATAGCCCCTCGTTCTCAGTGGTTTATTGATCCTACAGGTACCAAGCGAGTGAGCAGCGCGACAGCATATTTAAATAGCACGGTAATGACGCCAGAAGGTCAAGGAGTTAATGGACACAAACTGTTTATGCTCTTAGATTCTGTAGCTGTGAAAATAGTATTCGATAAACATGGACGTGCCAAAAAAGTAAAATATATGAAGGACGGTCAACTCTTCGTAGCACGAGCTCGGAAAGCCGTTGTTTTGGCGAGTGGCGTCAACAGTAGCAAGTTGCTACAGCTTTCGGGCATAGGACCGTCGCAAGCGCTAAAGAATGCAGGAATTAAGCCCGTTTTTATCAATGAGAATGTAGGAAAACATCTCCAAAACCATCCGCTCATTTTTATTACGATGCTTGCAGACCCCACAATTAGTGGTATACCACCTGGAGCTCCGTACGCATTTACTATCAATAATGTCTACTTGCCAGCAGTGGGCGGTAGTTCCAGCGACCCACGAATGCTACAGATTTTGTTTGAATACATACCGGCTACCGCACAGACACCTCCGCTATTAGCCATTGGATTTGATCTTTTGAACCCCGTGAGTGAGGGGAGTGTCATAATCCAAAGCGATAATTCATTTCAGATAGCCGCAGCGGATGACGGTTTTTACCAAAATCCTGTAGACCTAGCGAATATGAAGAGTGCCGTCTCGGTCTATATTCGCGCTCTGCTAGATCAATTAAATATCCTGTACCCATTTCCTTCGCCATATTTTAAACCCATTTTAAGTGACCCGATCAATTTAGTCATTCTATCTGGCTATAATGACGCAGTGGTTGAGCAGTACGTGAAAAATAATAGTAATCTTTCACTTGATATACACCACTTTGTATCACACTGTAAAATGGCTCGTTTGGAGGCCGGAGGTGTGGTAGATGGCGACACACGTGTCTATGGCACAAAGAACGTTTTTGTAGCTGACAACTCCATTTGTCCCGTGATACCTGATATTAATACTACAGGACCAGCTATGATGATCGGATTACGGAGTAGCGAAATTCTGAAACATGTCTTGCGCAAATGA